Proteins encoded together in one Zerene cesonia ecotype Mississippi chromosome 22, Zerene_cesonia_1.1, whole genome shotgun sequence window:
- the LOC119836051 gene encoding uncharacterized protein LOC119836051 isoform X1: MFSKMKFSVIFILTITKQLLASPVMTRQGLLLQANREQFCANLKHFNNFYYSFEEQRNVTGTPADMSIHWKTGNVFYTLISDEMKMSLQVLHPSNESERLKVAGLGQSTCIDNLNDIVYLATDNGVYKYKDDGSNELYTALGEDVMYIAVTSDGMTMYIATWPQNRVHKITNDGQKQETFAAIPNGHGLTIDPRNNMYFVATKTPYVLRNGQSIPIKIKGLPSDRMTGVFVSRSDEVFAMDENSNFYRIDADNANAQHLGTFNVSGVNTFALDSADNVYIGVKGGILKFTAHETSPCSEFQK; this comes from the exons atgttttcaaag aTGAAGTTTTCGGTTATATTTATCCTAACAATTACAAAGCAACTATTAGCAAGCCCCGTGATGACGCGCCAAGGGCTTCTCCTGCAAGCCAATAGAGAGCAGTTCTGCGCTAATCTAAAACACTTCAACAATTTCTACTACTCATTCGAAGAACAGAGAAACGTAACAGGGACTCCAGCGGACATGAGCATCCATTGGAAAACCGGGAACGTATTTTACACGCTTATAAGCGACGAAATGAAGATGAGTCTACAGGTTTTACACCCAAGCAACGAGTCAGAAAGGCTCAAAGTCGCCGGTCTCGGTCAGTCCACATGCATCGATAACCTCAACGATATCGTCTACCTAGCGACAGATAAcggtgtttataaatacaaagacGACGGCTCCAACGAGCTGTACACCGCTCTCGGCGAAGACGTTATGTACATAGCTGTTACAAGTGATGGAATGACAATGTATATCGCTACGTGGCCGCAAAATCGCGTCCATAAGATAACAAATGACGGTCAGAAGCAGGAGACATTCGCGGCGATCCCCAACGGGCACGGCTTGACAATAGACCCCAGAAACAACATGTATTTTGTAGCCACAAAAACGCCGTACGTACTGAGGAATGGACAAAGTAtacctattaaaattaaaggacTCCCGAGCGATAGGATGACTGGGGTGTTCGTAAGTCGTTCTGACGAAGTGTTCGCTATGGATGAGAACAGTAATTTCTATAGAATTGATGCTGATAACGCTAATGCACAGCATTTAGGTACTTTTAACGTGAGTGGGGTTAATACTTTCGCTCTGGACTCAGCTGACAACGTGTATATTGGGGTGAAGGGGGGTATCCTGAAGTTTACAGCACACGAAACAAGTCCATGTTCGGAGTTTCAGAAGTAA
- the LOC119836051 gene encoding uncharacterized protein LOC119836051 isoform X2, with the protein MFSKMKFSVIFILTITKQLLASPVMTRQGLLLQANREQFCANLKHFNNFYYSFEEQRNVTGTPADMSIHWKTGNVFYTLISDEMKMSLQVLHPSNESERLKVAGLGQSTCIDNLNDIVYLATDNGVYKYKDDGSNELYTALGEDVMYIAVTSDGMTMYIATWPQNRVHKITNDGQKQETFAAIPNGHGLTIDPRNNMYFVATKTPYVLRNGQSIPIKIKGLPSDRMTGVFVSRSDEVFAMDENSNFYRIDADNANAQHLGTFNVSGVNTFALDSADNVYIGVKGGILKFTAHETSPCSEFQKKHIKGKRHNRRRKHKRTTTSTTEANYDDEK; encoded by the exons atgttttcaaag aTGAAGTTTTCGGTTATATTTATCCTAACAATTACAAAGCAACTATTAGCAAGCCCCGTGATGACGCGCCAAGGGCTTCTCCTGCAAGCCAATAGAGAGCAGTTCTGCGCTAATCTAAAACACTTCAACAATTTCTACTACTCATTCGAAGAACAGAGAAACGTAACAGGGACTCCAGCGGACATGAGCATCCATTGGAAAACCGGGAACGTATTTTACACGCTTATAAGCGACGAAATGAAGATGAGTCTACAGGTTTTACACCCAAGCAACGAGTCAGAAAGGCTCAAAGTCGCCGGTCTCGGTCAGTCCACATGCATCGATAACCTCAACGATATCGTCTACCTAGCGACAGATAAcggtgtttataaatacaaagacGACGGCTCCAACGAGCTGTACACCGCTCTCGGCGAAGACGTTATGTACATAGCTGTTACAAGTGATGGAATGACAATGTATATCGCTACGTGGCCGCAAAATCGCGTCCATAAGATAACAAATGACGGTCAGAAGCAGGAGACATTCGCGGCGATCCCCAACGGGCACGGCTTGACAATAGACCCCAGAAACAACATGTATTTTGTAGCCACAAAAACGCCGTACGTACTGAGGAATGGACAAAGTAtacctattaaaattaaaggacTCCCGAGCGATAGGATGACTGGGGTGTTCGTAAGTCGTTCTGACGAAGTGTTCGCTATGGATGAGAACAGTAATTTCTATAGAATTGATGCTGATAACGCTAATGCACAGCATTTAGGTACTTTTAACGTGAGTGGGGTTAATACTTTCGCTCTGGACTCAGCTGACAACGTGTATATTGGGGTGAAGGGGGGTATCCTGAAGTTTACAGCACACGAAACAAGTCCATGTTCGGAGTTTCAGAA gaaGCACATTAAAGGAAAAAGACATAACAGACGCCGCAAACACAAAAGGACTACAACATCTACAACTGAAGCGaattatgatgatgaaaaataa